The Streptomyces luteogriseus genome includes a window with the following:
- the sigJ gene encoding RNA polymerase sigma factor SigJ, protein MGTVGTGAGETVGEQRQLINVAYRLLGSVTEAEDAVQDAYTRWYALPRSRQEEILSPGAWLTTVTSRICLDLLGSARARRERYVGAWLPEPLPDRTEWGHTGGTGPAGPSDPADQIVLDESVSVAFLVVLESMTPAERVAFVLHDVFRYSFAEIADVLGRTPGACKQLAASARRRVSAAHPRAATTAAAVTGQAEVVRHVKEAWESKDIAALVRLLDPAAVMTADGGGNIGAVLRPVEGGTRIARYMVAIADKAPGLELLQRSVNGMPGLVAQRAGVVMTVAAFDVCDGRVTRIWAVRNPEKLRPWARES, encoded by the coding sequence ATGGGGACGGTCGGGACCGGCGCGGGCGAGACAGTGGGCGAGCAACGCCAACTGATCAACGTGGCATACCGGTTGCTCGGTTCGGTGACCGAGGCCGAGGACGCCGTGCAGGACGCCTACACACGCTGGTACGCGCTGCCGCGAAGCCGGCAGGAGGAGATCCTTTCGCCCGGGGCCTGGCTGACGACGGTGACCAGCCGCATCTGCCTGGACCTGCTCGGCTCGGCCCGGGCCCGCCGTGAACGCTACGTCGGTGCGTGGCTGCCCGAGCCACTGCCCGACCGCACCGAGTGGGGGCACACCGGCGGCACCGGCCCCGCCGGCCCTTCGGACCCCGCGGACCAGATCGTCCTGGACGAGTCGGTGTCCGTGGCCTTCCTCGTCGTCCTGGAGTCGATGACACCCGCCGAGCGGGTGGCGTTCGTCCTGCACGACGTCTTCCGGTACTCGTTCGCCGAGATCGCGGATGTCCTCGGCCGAACGCCCGGCGCCTGCAAGCAACTTGCCGCCTCGGCCCGGCGGCGGGTGAGCGCCGCGCACCCTCGGGCGGCGACGACGGCGGCGGCGGTGACCGGCCAGGCCGAGGTGGTGCGGCACGTCAAGGAAGCGTGGGAGAGCAAGGACATCGCGGCCCTCGTCCGCCTCCTCGACCCGGCCGCCGTGATGACCGCCGACGGCGGCGGCAACATCGGTGCCGTCCTGCGCCCGGTCGAGGGCGGCACGCGCATCGCGCGGTACATGGTCGCCATCGCCGACAAGGCCCCGGGGCTCGAACTCCTGCAACGGTCGGTCAACGGGATGCCCGGCCTGGTGGCCCAGCGTGCCGGAGTCGTCATGACCGTGGCCGCGTTCGACGTCTGCGACGGCCGTGTCACCCGCATCTGGGCGGTCCGCAACCCGGAGAAACTGCGTCCGTGGGCTCGCGAGTCCTGA
- a CDS encoding aldehyde dehydrogenase family protein, which yields MPVDGERTWPDAAEWTGKIYSEGWRTAEGGTSPVIEPATGEPLARVGMASPADVERAGARAARAAPEWAAAAASERVDVLMRAGHALRERSGVVRAWIVRESGGVPAKGDYEITAGLDQLQHAIGLASQPLGEVLAPRVPGGTSLAWRVPLGVVGVITPWNAPLLFAMRALAPALALGNAALLKPDPLTPVSGGVLVAELFREAGLPEGVLHVLPGDAATGRAVAADRHVAMVSFTGSTAVGREVARIAGEGLKRVSLELGGKNSIVVLEDADVEAAATAGAMSSFGYQGQACVAAGRHLVHADVVEAYTEALVRQARALPVGDPRVEGMALGPVISERQAARIERIVGESVAAGARALTGGSREGLFYPPTVLDRVDRSMPAFHEEIFGPVAPVIPFRGEDEAVEIANDTAYGLTAAVHSRSVPRATALAQRLRTGMVHINDVSAKDAANAPFGGMGVSGNASRIGGTASLEQFTQWRWMTAPGRL from the coding sequence ATGCCTGTCGACGGCGAACGGACCTGGCCGGACGCGGCCGAGTGGACCGGGAAGATCTACAGCGAGGGCTGGCGGACCGCCGAGGGCGGCACCAGCCCGGTGATCGAACCGGCCACCGGCGAGCCACTGGCGCGGGTGGGCATGGCTTCTCCCGCCGATGTCGAACGGGCGGGCGCCCGCGCCGCCCGGGCCGCGCCGGAATGGGCGGCTGCCGCGGCGTCCGAACGGGTCGACGTTCTGATGCGTGCCGGTCACGCCCTGCGGGAGCGCAGCGGGGTGGTCCGCGCATGGATCGTCCGGGAGTCGGGGGGCGTCCCGGCAAAGGGTGACTACGAGATCACGGCCGGCCTCGACCAGCTCCAGCACGCGATCGGGCTCGCGTCGCAGCCCCTGGGCGAGGTCCTCGCGCCACGGGTGCCCGGCGGGACGAGTCTGGCGTGGCGGGTACCGCTGGGCGTCGTCGGAGTGATCACCCCGTGGAACGCGCCGCTGCTGTTCGCGATGCGGGCACTGGCGCCGGCTCTGGCCCTCGGCAACGCGGCACTGCTCAAGCCCGACCCCCTGACTCCGGTGTCCGGCGGTGTCCTGGTCGCGGAGCTGTTCCGGGAGGCCGGGCTGCCCGAGGGCGTGCTGCATGTCCTTCCCGGTGACGCGGCGACCGGGCGTGCGGTCGCCGCCGACCGGCATGTCGCGATGGTCTCGTTCACCGGCTCCACCGCGGTGGGGCGTGAGGTGGCCCGGATCGCCGGCGAAGGGCTCAAGCGCGTGTCACTGGAGCTCGGCGGCAAGAACTCGATCGTCGTGCTGGAGGACGCTGACGTGGAGGCGGCCGCCACGGCGGGTGCCATGAGTTCGTTCGGCTACCAGGGCCAGGCCTGCGTCGCCGCGGGACGTCACCTGGTCCACGCGGATGTCGTCGAGGCGTACACCGAGGCGCTCGTCCGGCAGGCGCGGGCGCTTCCGGTCGGCGATCCCCGGGTCGAGGGTATGGCGCTCGGTCCGGTGATCAGCGAGCGGCAGGCAGCCCGGATCGAACGGATCGTGGGCGAGAGCGTGGCCGCCGGAGCACGCGCACTGACGGGCGGCAGCCGCGAGGGGCTCTTCTACCCGCCCACCGTGCTGGACCGCGTCGACCGGTCCATGCCGGCCTTCCACGAGGAGATATTCGGACCTGTCGCTCCCGTCATCCCGTTCCGCGGCGAGGACGAGGCCGTGGAGATCGCCAATGACACGGCGTACGGCTTGACCGCCGCCGTTCACTCGCGGTCCGTTCCCCGGGCGACCGCCCTCGCGCAGCGGTTGCGCACGGGCATGGTCCACATCAACGACGTGTCCGCGAAGGACGCCGCGAACGCGCCCTTCGGCGGCATGGGCGTCTCGGGCAACGCCTCCCGCATCGGCGGCACCGCCAGCCTGGAGCAGTTCACTCAGTGGCGCTGGATGACGGCGCCAGGGCGGTTGTGA